One window from the genome of Prinia subflava isolate CZ2003 ecotype Zambia chromosome 2, Cam_Psub_1.2, whole genome shotgun sequence encodes:
- the DLK2 gene encoding protein delta homolog 2 yields the protein MLRSFCLQLMSLIWILLAHHQLVQGDDCSERCNLAHGCCDQDGKCRCDPGWEGEYCEECVRMPGCLHGTCHQPWQCICHTGWAGKFCDKDIHICEHQSPCQNGAQCIYDRDGEYSCLCPEGFHGKDCEMKTGPCEKAGSPCKNGGQCQDENGFASNFTCRCLAGFVGALCEHDVDDCLMRPCANGATCHDGVNRFSCQCQVGFEGRFCTININDCASQPCKNGGKCYDRINDYDCLCPDRFTGKTCEISVPEPTWSPPYHPANHENAGGVKSTTSETPGVTQPEPIRTVVTGRRVANHSEKEPGGGLLKISVKEVVTQRDSGLSEAQLVTVLVFGVLTAVLVLITVLLLLRNWQRGRQRSNWCQSPSQAARKLQDQECQVGMLNTILIEPRKTTEL from the exons ATGCTCAGGAGCTTCTGTCTCCAGCTCATGTCCTTGATTTGGATCCTCTTGGCCCATCACCAGCTTGTGCAAG GGGATGACTGTAGTGAGCGCTGCAATCTTGCCCATGGCTGCTGTGACCAGGATGGGAAGTGCAG GTGCgatccaggctgggagggggagTACTGCGAGGAGTGCGTGCGTATGCCAGGCTGTCTTCACGGGACGTGTCACCAGCCTTGGCAGTGCATCTGTCACACCGGCTGGGCTGGCAAGTTCTGTGACAAAG acaTCCACATCTGCGAACACCAATCCCCCTGTCAGAACGGGGCACAGTGCATCTACGATCGAGATGGGGAGTACTCCTGCTTGTGTCCAGAAGGTTTCCATGGGAAGGACTGTGAGATGAAGACAGGGCCATGTGAGAAGGCAGG GTCTCCATGCAAGAACGGTGGGCAATGTCAAGACGAAAATGGCTTTGCCAGTAACTTCACCTGCCGGTGTCTCGCTGGCTTTGTgggggctctgtgtgagcacgATGTGGATGACTGCCTGATGCGCCCCTGTGCCAACGGGGCCACCTGCCACGACGGCGTCAACCGCTTCTCCTGCCAGTGCCAGGTGGGCTTTGAAGGGCGTTTCTGCACCATCAACATCAACGACTGCGCCAGCCAGCCGTGCAAAAATGGGGGAAAGTGCTACGACCGCATCAATGACTATGACTGCTTGTGTCCTGACCGTTTCACTGGCAAAACCTGTGAGATCTCCGTCCCTGAGCCCACCTGGTCTCCTCCCTACCACCCTGCAAACCATGAGAATGCTGGAGGTGTCAAAAGCACCACTAGTGAGACGCCAGGGGTGACGCAGCCAGAGCCCATCAGGACTGTGGTCACAGGGCGGCGTGTGGCCAACCACAGTGAGAAAGAGCCAGGGGGAGGGTTGTTGAAAATATCTGTGAAGGAGGTGGTTACCCAAAGGGACTCAGGGCTGAGTGAAGCCCAGCTGGTGACAGTGCTGGTGTTCGGGGTGCTGACAGCAGTGCTGGTCCTCATCACTGTCCTGCTATTGCTGAGGAACTGGCAAAGAGGCCGTCAAAGGTCGAACTGGTGCCAAAGCCCTTCTCAGGCTGCAAGAAAGCTCCAAGACCAGGAGTGTCAGGTGGGCATGCTCAACACCATCTTGATTGAGCCAAGGAAGAccacagagctgtga